Proteins encoded by one window of Sphaerodactylus townsendi isolate TG3544 linkage group LG02, MPM_Stown_v2.3, whole genome shotgun sequence:
- the ANGEL1 gene encoding protein angel homolog 1 isoform X1 yields the protein MIGTVLCYVLLPAAKLLQALRDGFFTCRKSVLPVKSTAAHIDGLSVLEERQALLQEWLEEGARGPHTSNSTSETEKPAEWLEGPQLLMTSLSDLNVAPQSDGQEQQQVVQTEMTSVLQEFVETTLANLPLEERESTEDNAARAALRTQTQTDPQIVDGVPLSTEVWIEDSAVLAWSPAVETDVVTEGGAVLPFHNTGQFQPLPTEIPYHEILWRDWEDLSSQACIPEPDSEAESLFEFRVMSYNILAQDLIEQSPHLYMHCHPDILNWSYRLANLLQEIQHWDPDILCLQEVQENHYWEELEPTLVTMGFVCIYKRRTGRKTDGCAICYKQSKFQLISANPVEYFWPGLDILNRDNVGLVLLLQPFFPQSMGDKSINPLCVANTHVLYNPHRGDIKLAQMALLLAEIDKTAKLIDGSYCPIILCGDLNSVPDSPLYQFIRNGQLYYHGMPAWKVSGQEEFCYHPHQRKLQSPLWPSCLGITDGCQYVTLCKIKKSDRRKYSRDFLLQFRYCDVACERPAELTMLEGVTDAKPERPAHWSKELTVENNSEAELLCSRYPGSILHGMNLTSAYSHFLPEKGCPEVTTMPMGMGATVDYIFYSANPIHNENLGGRRMYQDGALKLLGRLSLLSEDILWSANGLPNPFYSSDHLCLLASFGLEMSSFQSCAKPLELSEQLL from the exons ATGATCGGGACGGTGCTCTGTTACGTGCTGCTGCCCGCGGCGAAGCTCCTGCAGGCTTTACGAG atgGTTTCTTTACATGTCGAAAAAGTGTGCTTCCAGTGAAGAGCACAGCTGCCCATATAGACGGCCTTTCAGTTTTGGAGGAGCGGCAAGCCCTGCTGCAGGAGTGGCTGGAAGAGGGAGCTCGGGGCCCACACACCAGTAATAGCACTTCAGAAACAgagaagcctgctgagtggctGGAAGGCCCACAGCTATTGATGACAAGCTTAAGTGATTTGAATGTTGCCCCACAGTCTGAtggccaggagcagcagcaggtggtTCAGACTGAAATGACTTCTGTACTACAGGAATTTGTAGAAACCACATTGGCAAATTTACCACTAGAGGAAAGAGAGTCCACAGAGGACAATGCTGCACGGGCAGCACTAAGGACTCAGACTCAGACTGATCCTCAGATTGTTGATGGTGTGCCTTTGTCTACAGAAGTGTGGATTGAAGACTCTGCTGTGTTAGCTTGGAGTCCTGCAGTGGAGACTGATGTGGTGACAGAAGGGGGAGCAGTGTTGCCTTTTCATAATACAGGTCAATTTCAGCCACTCCCGACAGAGATACCGTATCATG AGATTCTGTGGAGGGACTGGGAAGATCTTTCCTCTCAGGCTTGTATCCCAGAGCCAGACTCAGAGGCTGAGTCTTTATTTGAATTCAGAGTCATGTCATACAATATTCTGGCCCAAGACTTGATAGAACAGAGTCCTCATCTCTACATGCATTGCCATCCAGACATTTTGAACTGGAGTTATCGCCTTGCAAATCTCTTACAGGAGATACAGCACTGGGATCCTGAT ATTCTTTGTCTCCAGGAAGTTCAGGAGAATCACTATTGGGAAGAGCTGGAACCAACTCTTGTGACAATGG GCTTTGTGTGCATATACAAGCGGCGGACAGGAAGAAAGACAGATGGTTGTGCCATCTGCTACAAGCAGAGCAAGTTCCAGTTGATCAGTGCTAACCCTGTTGAATACTTCTGGCCTGGCTTGGACATCCTCAACAGAGACAACGTTGGCCTGGTGCTACTGTTGCAGCCCTTTTTCCCTCAGAGCATGGGGGACAAGTCAATCAACCCCTTGTGTGTGGCAAACACTCACGTGTTGTACAATCCCCATCGGGGAGATATCAAACTGGCCCAGATGGCTCTGCTCCTGGCAGAGATAGACAAGACTGCAAAGCTGATTGATGGCAGCTACTGCCCCATCATTTTATGTGGGGACCTTAATTCTGTGCCTGATTCACCATTATACCAGTTTATCCGGAATGGCCAGCTGTACTATCACGGGATGCCAGCCTGGAAG GTGTCTGGGCAGGAAGAGTTCTGTTATCACCCACATCAGCGGAAGCTGCAGAGTCCTTTGTGGCCCAGCTGTCTAGGTATAACTGATGGTTGCCAATATGTCACTCTTTGCAAAATCAAGAAGTCAG ACAGGCGCAAATATAGCCGCGATTTCTTACTTCAATTCCGTTATTGTGATGTTGCCTGTGAACGGCCTGCAGAGCTCACCATGTTGGAAGGGGTGACGGATGCCAAACCAG AACGTCCTGCACATTGGTCTAAGGAGCTCACTGTGGAGAATAACTCTGAGGCAGAACTGTTGTGTTCAAG ATATCCAGGCAGTATCCTTCATGGCATGAACTTGACCTCTGCCTACAGCCATTTCTTGCCTGAGAAAGGTTGCCCTGAAGTTACAACTATGCCAATGGGCATGGGGGCTACAGTTGACTATATCTTCTACTCGGCAAATCCAATCCACAATGAGAATTTAGGAG GGCGCAGGATGTACCAAGATGGAGCTCTAAAACTCCTTGGCCGCCTGTCCCTCCTCTCTGAAGACATCCTTTGGTCAGCAAATGGCTTGCCTAACCCTTTCTATTCATCAGATCACCTCTGCCTGCTGGCCAGCTTTGGGTTAGAGATGTCCAGCTTCCAATCATGTGCCAAACCTCTAGAACTTTCAGAACAGTTGCTTTGA
- the ANGEL1 gene encoding protein angel homolog 1 isoform X2, whose amino-acid sequence MTSLSDLNVAPQSDGQEQQQVVQTEMTSVLQEFVETTLANLPLEERESTEDNAARAALRTQTQTDPQIVDGVPLSTEVWIEDSAVLAWSPAVETDVVTEGGAVLPFHNTGQFQPLPTEIPYHEILWRDWEDLSSQACIPEPDSEAESLFEFRVMSYNILAQDLIEQSPHLYMHCHPDILNWSYRLANLLQEIQHWDPDILCLQEVQENHYWEELEPTLVTMGFVCIYKRRTGRKTDGCAICYKQSKFQLISANPVEYFWPGLDILNRDNVGLVLLLQPFFPQSMGDKSINPLCVANTHVLYNPHRGDIKLAQMALLLAEIDKTAKLIDGSYCPIILCGDLNSVPDSPLYQFIRNGQLYYHGMPAWKVSGQEEFCYHPHQRKLQSPLWPSCLGITDGCQYVTLCKIKKSDRRKYSRDFLLQFRYCDVACERPAELTMLEGVTDAKPERPAHWSKELTVENNSEAELLCSRYPGSILHGMNLTSAYSHFLPEKGCPEVTTMPMGMGATVDYIFYSANPIHNENLGGRRMYQDGALKLLGRLSLLSEDILWSANGLPNPFYSSDHLCLLASFGLEMSSFQSCAKPLELSEQLL is encoded by the exons ATGACAAGCTTAAGTGATTTGAATGTTGCCCCACAGTCTGAtggccaggagcagcagcaggtggtTCAGACTGAAATGACTTCTGTACTACAGGAATTTGTAGAAACCACATTGGCAAATTTACCACTAGAGGAAAGAGAGTCCACAGAGGACAATGCTGCACGGGCAGCACTAAGGACTCAGACTCAGACTGATCCTCAGATTGTTGATGGTGTGCCTTTGTCTACAGAAGTGTGGATTGAAGACTCTGCTGTGTTAGCTTGGAGTCCTGCAGTGGAGACTGATGTGGTGACAGAAGGGGGAGCAGTGTTGCCTTTTCATAATACAGGTCAATTTCAGCCACTCCCGACAGAGATACCGTATCATG AGATTCTGTGGAGGGACTGGGAAGATCTTTCCTCTCAGGCTTGTATCCCAGAGCCAGACTCAGAGGCTGAGTCTTTATTTGAATTCAGAGTCATGTCATACAATATTCTGGCCCAAGACTTGATAGAACAGAGTCCTCATCTCTACATGCATTGCCATCCAGACATTTTGAACTGGAGTTATCGCCTTGCAAATCTCTTACAGGAGATACAGCACTGGGATCCTGAT ATTCTTTGTCTCCAGGAAGTTCAGGAGAATCACTATTGGGAAGAGCTGGAACCAACTCTTGTGACAATGG GCTTTGTGTGCATATACAAGCGGCGGACAGGAAGAAAGACAGATGGTTGTGCCATCTGCTACAAGCAGAGCAAGTTCCAGTTGATCAGTGCTAACCCTGTTGAATACTTCTGGCCTGGCTTGGACATCCTCAACAGAGACAACGTTGGCCTGGTGCTACTGTTGCAGCCCTTTTTCCCTCAGAGCATGGGGGACAAGTCAATCAACCCCTTGTGTGTGGCAAACACTCACGTGTTGTACAATCCCCATCGGGGAGATATCAAACTGGCCCAGATGGCTCTGCTCCTGGCAGAGATAGACAAGACTGCAAAGCTGATTGATGGCAGCTACTGCCCCATCATTTTATGTGGGGACCTTAATTCTGTGCCTGATTCACCATTATACCAGTTTATCCGGAATGGCCAGCTGTACTATCACGGGATGCCAGCCTGGAAG GTGTCTGGGCAGGAAGAGTTCTGTTATCACCCACATCAGCGGAAGCTGCAGAGTCCTTTGTGGCCCAGCTGTCTAGGTATAACTGATGGTTGCCAATATGTCACTCTTTGCAAAATCAAGAAGTCAG ACAGGCGCAAATATAGCCGCGATTTCTTACTTCAATTCCGTTATTGTGATGTTGCCTGTGAACGGCCTGCAGAGCTCACCATGTTGGAAGGGGTGACGGATGCCAAACCAG AACGTCCTGCACATTGGTCTAAGGAGCTCACTGTGGAGAATAACTCTGAGGCAGAACTGTTGTGTTCAAG ATATCCAGGCAGTATCCTTCATGGCATGAACTTGACCTCTGCCTACAGCCATTTCTTGCCTGAGAAAGGTTGCCCTGAAGTTACAACTATGCCAATGGGCATGGGGGCTACAGTTGACTATATCTTCTACTCGGCAAATCCAATCCACAATGAGAATTTAGGAG GGCGCAGGATGTACCAAGATGGAGCTCTAAAACTCCTTGGCCGCCTGTCCCTCCTCTCTGAAGACATCCTTTGGTCAGCAAATGGCTTGCCTAACCCTTTCTATTCATCAGATCACCTCTGCCTGCTGGCCAGCTTTGGGTTAGAGATGTCCAGCTTCCAATCATGTGCCAAACCTCTAGAACTTTCAGAACAGTTGCTTTGA